Proteins encoded by one window of Aphidius gifuensis isolate YNYX2018 linkage group LG2, ASM1490517v1, whole genome shotgun sequence:
- the LOC122849693 gene encoding Golgi-specific brefeldin A-resistance guanine nucleotide exchange factor 1 has translation MTKNVCPGGGLYVVEGEVSLLMTAMRRGVRWSSHSHQDEDQDVLMKSLSTLKEALSDAKTLSQLEPGVILAPFLEIIRSEETTGPVTSLALAAVYKMICYGLIDHEHPTIGSCVEAVADAVTHARFVGTDTSSDGVVLMRVLQVLRALVLSQPGDNLSDESICEIMLSCFRICFETRLSELLRRTAENCLRDMVQYLFLRLPQFVDDTRVLPNMKKMRTNGIDNTTRTKNRKIKNQTTKIKTKQSNDDNDEREEARELLSPVDRVKKNHLATTPITPAGNIVDMQGSLDQGTPEKPDIDTTNKNDENDFDKNSTTIEDPTMSKTVNENSVNLEQVCNDENNVNQLDNQSTQLLAEGEKSPDLIQSPIGSVEDLSIDENTNNDSNKNLPKITIDNENIEEYINQQGVRFTPLQQLTPYGSVCIRELFRFLVSLCCPLDKQNTEIMTHLGLNLLQVALEISADAISNFPSLLMLVKDELSRNIILLLNTERLSILASNFQVSYLLFESQREHLKFQMEQFIIKLMEIIDSESRITYEQRELSLEAITRLWRIPGLPAELYLNYDCGLYSTNLYDELIKLLSKTSSALMGTMYSLQFISLDAIILLINGIEARCKGLHKLCKQSRHSTSSILPSRDELINIKTKKRLLALGTEKFNDNPREGITKLAKDGLFGDTDELDPKKIAILLKENPMFDKKSIGEYISRRENTVILDCFVQNFDLRNMRVDQALRPFLEAFRLPGESPLISLVMEKFAAHWYDSNGAPFASKDDAFLLAYGIIMLNVDQHNNNVKRALNPMTFEQFKRNLDGGNGGQNFDEFMLEDIYNAIKNEEIVMPAEHTGLLKENYLWKVLLKRGTSNESIYLKVGNNGEAIDKDIAEISWAPIISALCHAYDKSPDRNLQRRIAQTFLSCATICAHYNMNSDLDTLIVALCKFTGLANALGEPDTIVLHYGGSGRCQLATRTLFKITHQHGNCMRSSWKNIIDCLQTLYKSRLLPKCLTDGDDFIDQTGKISLIREATIQKQPPQEQSILSSLYSYIALDSTRVPHANEATIKKRAIDSIENCSIKQIINESKFLEISSLRSLINALVSVNLQDEDLSVFILELLIQVTIENRDRVNTIWTIVLTHIDNLLTISIRENQQYLLERVAVGMLRLAIRLLRSEEFSKIILPPLIPLTYIPSATHTPLSRQISYGLFELIKTGAANIHTTEDWRVIFNLLECSGAGAVTPKINTNSVLEEGSTRTYVLDQRPISPIPEWVLVSPTGTEAPLPVTADTIVLDRDLLSHDPAALVKCCESLNFLVRDVAHITPFNFELCVRCIRTFVEAALQVPGKRNKITQAAMETTGYQDIPLQLLYLMHALHSGTEKIFKWWAQENGTTEGLSLWPHAWRPLLQGMARLCCDSRRSVRAAAITCLQGELLAHDLTQLTPIEWSQCLEQVIFPLLAQLLGPISIIDPVGVEETRIRAAQLLSKVFLYHLPPLLTLPGFLPLWLTVLDLLKSYMHADNSELLYEAIPESLKNMLLVMASGEAKLTPSSYLWEPTWRTINSFLPNLKNELSIIDQPTKEEEEIQQQKQQQQQQQLQQQQQQQQQQLQQQLQQQQQQLQQQQQQQQKSPSSDSLSLINLVEQEQPTFSGSSIAPQPDIISDISSDNDYKISNKNNSHMTNEDTMDTTMFNSAAYFSEDPAADRLFIVTNP, from the exons aTGACGAAAAATGTTTGTCCAGGAGGTGGTCTCTACGTCGTTGAGGGTGAGGTCAGCCTCCTGATGACGGCAATGCGACGTGGAGTACGTTGGTCATCTCACTCACATCAG GATGAGGATCAAGATGTATTGATGAAAAGTTTGTCAACATTAAAAGAAGCATTAAGTGATGCTAAAACATTATCACAACTTGAGCCAGGTGTTATTCTTGCTCCATTTTTGGAAATAATTAGATCTGAAGAAACAACTGGACCAGTTACAAGTCTTGCACTTGCTGCagtttataaaatgatttgtTATGGACTTATTG ATCATGAACATCCAACAATTGGTTCTTGTGTTGAGGCAGTAGCTGATGCAGTAACACATGCTAGATTTGTTGGTACTGATACATCAAGTGATGGTGTTGTTTTAATGAGAGTACTACAAGTATTACGTGCACTTGTATTATCACAACCTGGTGATAATTTATCTGATGAAAGTATTTGTGAAATAATGCTTAGTTGTTTTAGAATATGTTTTGAAACACGTCTTAGTGAATTATTACGACGTACTGCTGAAAATTGTTTACGTGATAtggtacaatatttatttttacgtttacCACAATTTGTTGATGACACACGTGTACTaccaaatatgaaaaaaatgcgtacaaatggtattgataatacaacaagaactaaaaatcgtaaaattaaaaatcaaacaactaaaattaaaacaaaacaaagcaatgatgataatgatgaacgTGAAGAAGCACGTGAATTATTGAGTCCAGTTGatagagttaaaaaaaatcatttagcAACAACACCAATAACACCTGCTGGTAATATTGTTGATATGCAAGGTTCATTGGATCAAGGAACACCAGAAAAACCAGATATTGAtacgacaaataaaaatgatgaaaatgattttgataaaaattcaacgaCAATTGAAGATCCAACAATGAGCAAAAccgtaaatgaaaattctgTAAATTTAGAACAAGTatgtaatgatgaaaataatgtaaatcaATTAGATAATCAATCAACACAGCTATTAGCAGAAGGTGAAAAAAGTCCTGATTTAATTCAATCACCAATTGGTAGTGTTGaagatttatcaattgatgaaaatacaaataatgatagtaataaaaatttaccaaaaataacaattgataatgaaaatattgaagaatATATTAATCAACAAGGTGTAAGATTTACACCACTACAACAATTAACACCATATGGTTCAGTTTGTATACGTgaattatttcgttttttagTATCACTTTGTTGTCCacttgataaacaaaatactGAAATAATGACACATTTAGGCTTGAATTTACTACAAGTTGCTCTTGAAATATCAGCAGATGCAATATCAAATTTTCCATCATTATTAATGCTTGTTAAAGATGAATTAAGtcgtaatataatattattattaaatacagaACGTTTATCAATACTTGCTAGTAATTTTCAagtatcatatttattatttgaatcacAAAGagaacatttaaaatttcaaatggaacaatttataattaagcTAATGGAAATAATTGATAGTGAATCAAGAATAACATATGAACAACGTGAATTATCACTAGAAGCAATAACAAGATTATGGCGTATACCTGGTTTACCAgctgaattatatttaaattatgattgtggtctttattcaacaaatttatatgatgaacttattaaattattatcaaaaacatcatCAGCATTAATGGGTACAATGTATAGTTTACAATTTATATCACTTGatgcaataatattattaataaatggtaTTGAAGCACGTTGTAAAGGTTTACATAAATTATGTAAACAATCACGTcattcaacatcatcaatattaccAAGTCgtgatgaattaataaatattaaaactaaaaaacgtTTATTAGCACTTGGtactgaaaaatttaatgataatccACGTGAAGGTATTACAAAGTTAGCTAAAGATGGTTTATTTGGTGATACTGATGAATTAGatccaaaaaaaattgcaatattattaaaagaaaatccaatgtttgataaaaaatcaattggtgAATATATTAGTCGTCGTGAAAATACAGTAATATTAGATTGTTTTGtacaaaattttgatttacgtAATATGAGAGTTGATCAAGCATTAAGACCATTTTTAGAAGCATTTAGATTACCAGGTGAATCACCATTAATATCATTAGTTATGGAAAAATTTGCAGCACATTGGTATGATAGTAATGGTGCACCATTTGCATCAAAAGATGATGCATTTTTATTAGCATATGgtattattatgttaaatgttgatcaacataataataatgttaaacgTGCATTAAATCCAATGACATTTGAACAATTTAAACGTAATCTTGATGGTGGTAATGGTGgacaaaattttgatgaatttatgcTTGAAGATATTTATaatgcaattaaaaatgaagaaattgtTATGCCAGCAGAACATACAggtttattaaaagaaaattatttatggaaagttttattaaaacgTGGAACAAGTAatgaaagtatatatttaaaagttggtaATAATGGTGAAGCTATTGATAAAGATATTGCTGAAATATCATGGGCACCAATAATATCAGCACTATGTCATGCATATGATAAATCACCAGATAGAAATCTTCAACGACGTATTGCACAAACATTTTTAAGTTGTGCAACAATATGTGCACATTATAATATGAATAGTGATTTAGATACATTAATTGTTGCATTATGTAAATTTACTGGTCTTGCTAATGCACTTGGTGAACCTGATACAATTGTATTACATTATGGTGGTAGTGGTAGATGTCAATTAGCAACAcgtacattatttaaaataactcaTCAACATGGTAATTGTATGAGATCatcatggaaaaatattattgattgtttacaaACATTATATAAATCAAGATTATTACCAAAATGTTTAACAGATGgtgatgattttattgatcaaACAGGTAAAATATCACTAATACGTGAAGCAACAATACAAAAACAACCACCACAAGAACAAAGTATATTATCAAgtttatattcatatattgCATTAGATTCAACACGAGTACCACATGCTAATGaagcaacaattaaaaaacgtgctattgattcaattgaaaattgttcaataaaacaaattataaatgaaagtAAATTTCTTGAAATATCATCATTACGTTCATTAATAAATGCATTAGTATCAGTTAATTTACAAGATGAAGATTTATCAGTTTTTAtattagaattattaattcaagttACAATTGAAAATCGTGATAGAGTTAATACAATATGGACAATTGTATTAAcacatattgataatttattaacaatatcaatacgtgaaaatcaacaatatttactTGAACGTGTTGCTGTTGGTATGTTAAGATTAGCAATACGTTTATTAAGAAGTgaagaattttcaaaaataatattaccacCATTAATACCATTAACATATATACCATCAGCAACACATACACCATTATCACGACAAATATCATAtggtttatttgaattaataaaaacaggTGCAGCAAATATACATACAACTGAAGATTGGCgtgttatatttaatttattagaatGTTCTGGTGCTGGTGCTGTAAcaccaaaaattaatacaaattctGTATTAGAAGAAGGTAGTACAAGAACATATGTATTAGATCAACGACCAATATCACCAATACCAGAATGGGTGTTAGTATCACCAACTGGTACTGAAGCACCATTACCAGTAACTGCTGATACAATTGTACTTGATCGTGATTTATTATCACATGATCCAGCAGCACTTGTTAAATGTTgtgaaagtttaaattttcttgtacGTGATGTTGCACATATAACaccatttaattttgaattatgtGTTAGATGTATTAGAACATTTGTTGAAGCTGCATTACAAGTACCAGGTAAACgtaataaaataacacaagCAGCAATGGAAACAACTGGTTATCAAGATATtccattacaattattatatttaatgcatGCATTGCATTCAGgtacagaaaaaatatttaaatggtgGGCACAAGAAAATGGAACAACTGAAGGTTTATCATTATGGCCACATGCATGGAGACCATTATTACAAGGTATGGCAAGATTATGTTGTGATTCAAGAAGATCAGTACGTGCTGCTGCAATAACATGTCTTCAAGGTGAATTATTAGCTCATGATTTAACTCAGTTAACACCAATTGAATGGTCACAATGTTTAGAACAAGTTATATTTCCATTACTTGCACAATTATTAGGACcaatatcaataattgatcCAGTTGGTGTTGAAGAAACAAGAATAAGAGCTgcacaattattatcaaaagtcTTCCTTTATCATTTACCACCATTATTAACATTGCCAGGTTTTTTACCACTTTGGTTAACTGTATTGGatcttttaaaatcatatatgCATGCTGATAATTCAGAATTGCTATATGAAGCAATTCctgaatcattaaaaaatatgttactTGTTATGGCATCTGGTGAAGCAAAATTAACACCATCTTCATATCTTTGGGAGCCAACTTGGCgaacaattaattcatttttaccaaatttaaaaaatgaattgtcaATTATTGATCAACCaacaaaagaagaagaagaaatacagcaacaaaaacaacaacagcagcagcaacaattacaacaacaacagcagcagcagcagcaacaactacaacaacaactacaacaacaacagcaacaactacaacaacaacagcagcaacaacaaaaatcACCATCATCAGATTCATTGTCACTGATAAATCTAGTCGAACAAGAACAACCAACATTTTCAGGCTCATCAATTGCACCACAGCCTGATATTATTTCAGATATTTCATCtgataatgattataaaatttccaacaaaaataattctcaCATg ACTAATGAAGATACAATGGACACAACCATGTTCAATTCAGCAGCATATTTCAGCGAGGATCCAGCAGCTGatcgattatttattgttactaATCCTTGA